One Tolypothrix bouteillei VB521301 DNA window includes the following coding sequences:
- the tatC gene encoding twin-arginine translocase subunit TatC — MTPSQDVETQQQFDEPWDSDRETASTSPRVNLQEDDGNSDLDPLDELPGEVEMSLFDHLEELRQRIFYSLAVLAVSAVGCFVAVKPIVRLLEVPAQGVKFLQLAPGEYFFVSVKVAGYTGILLASPFVLYQIIQFVLPGLTRRERRLLAPVVLGSSVLFGGGLVFAYFLLIPAALKFFISYGADVVEQLWSIDKYFEFVLLLLFSTGLAFQIPVIQILLGNLGIVSSERMLSGWRYVILGAVVLGAVLTPSTDPLTQSLLAGAVLGLYFGGIGLVKLTGK; from the coding sequence ATGACGCCTTCTCAAGACGTAGAAACCCAACAGCAGTTTGACGAACCCTGGGACTCGGACCGGGAAACTGCTTCAACTTCCCCTCGTGTTAACCTCCAAGAAGACGATGGCAATTCCGATCTCGATCCTCTTGATGAATTGCCCGGAGAGGTTGAGATGTCTCTGTTCGACCACTTGGAGGAGTTGCGACAGCGCATTTTTTACTCTCTAGCAGTTCTAGCCGTCAGTGCTGTTGGTTGCTTTGTTGCAGTTAAACCCATTGTCCGGTTACTAGAAGTCCCAGCACAGGGAGTAAAATTCCTCCAACTTGCGCCAGGAGAATATTTCTTCGTCTCTGTCAAAGTTGCAGGTTATACAGGGATACTACTTGCTAGCCCCTTTGTGCTCTACCAAATTATCCAGTTTGTGCTTCCAGGGCTGACACGTCGCGAACGACGGTTGTTAGCACCTGTGGTTCTTGGTTCCAGTGTTCTTTTTGGAGGGGGTTTAGTATTTGCTTATTTTTTACTTATACCAGCTGCCTTAAAATTCTTTATCAGTTATGGTGCAGATGTTGTAGAACAGCTCTGGTCTATTGATAAATATTTTGAATTTGTCTTGTTGCTGTTATTTAGCACTGGATTGGCATTTCAAATTCCTGTCATTCAAATACTGCTTGGAAATCTAGGAATTGTTTCTTCTGAGCGAATGCTTTCCGGTTGGCGTTACGTTATTCTGGGAGCAGTAGTTTTAGGAGCTGTTCTTACACCTTCCACAGATCCATTAACTCAAAGTCTTCTAGCAGGAGCCGTTTTGGGGCTTTACTTTGGTGGTATAGGTCTGGTTAAGCTGACTGGAAAATGA
- the petA gene encoding cytochrome f, with protein sequence MRNASTTASLTRSARVIVKTLLVAIATVTLFFTSDLALPQAASAYPFWAQQTYPETPREPTGRIVCANCHLAAKPAEVEVPQSVLPDTVFKAVVKIPYDTSVQQVGADGSKTGLNVGAVLMLPEGFKIAPEDRIPEEWKEEIGDVYFQPYKEDSENVVIVGPLPGEQYQEVVFPVLSPNPATDKNIQFGKFAVHLGANRGRGQVYPTGEKSNNAVYTASATGTVSKIARVEDEDGNTKFEVSIQSESGETVVDKVPLGPELIVSEGQAVQSGDSLTNNPNVGGFGQDDAEIVLQDATRVQWLIAFIALVMLAQAMLVLKKKQVEKVQAAEMNF encoded by the coding sequence ATGAGAAATGCTTCTACAACAGCGAGTTTGACTCGCAGTGCTAGAGTAATCGTCAAAACATTGCTCGTAGCGATCGCAACAGTGACATTGTTCTTCACAAGCGATCTAGCCCTTCCTCAAGCAGCTTCAGCATATCCTTTCTGGGCGCAGCAAACCTACCCCGAAACTCCTCGCGAACCAACAGGGCGGATTGTATGTGCTAACTGTCACTTAGCGGCGAAGCCAGCAGAAGTAGAAGTTCCCCAATCTGTTCTCCCTGACACGGTATTTAAAGCCGTGGTAAAAATTCCCTACGATACAAGTGTGCAACAGGTGGGTGCTGACGGTTCCAAAACTGGCTTAAACGTTGGTGCTGTGCTGATGCTTCCAGAAGGCTTTAAGATTGCGCCTGAAGATCGCATTCCTGAAGAGTGGAAAGAAGAAATCGGCGACGTTTACTTCCAACCGTATAAAGAAGATTCGGAAAACGTTGTTATTGTTGGACCCTTACCCGGCGAACAGTATCAAGAAGTTGTTTTCCCCGTTCTTTCCCCTAACCCTGCAACAGATAAGAACATACAGTTTGGAAAGTTTGCCGTTCACCTAGGTGCTAACCGAGGACGCGGACAAGTTTACCCAACTGGAGAAAAGAGCAACAATGCTGTTTACACAGCTTCTGCGACTGGTACGGTGAGCAAAATTGCCAGAGTAGAAGATGAAGACGGAAACACGAAGTTTGAAGTTAGCATCCAAAGTGAATCTGGGGAAACAGTGGTAGATAAAGTTCCCCTCGGACCCGAATTGATTGTTTCTGAAGGACAAGCAGTTCAATCTGGTGATTCTTTGACAAATAACCCCAATGTAGGTGGATTTGGTCAAGATGATGCTGAAATTGTGTTGCAAGATGCTACAAGAGTTCAGTGGTTGATTGCTTTCATCGCACTTGTTATGTTGGCTCAAGCTATGCTTGTTCTCAAGAAGAAGCAAGTGGAAAAAGTCCAAGCTGCTGAAATGAACTTCTAA
- a CDS encoding P-loop NTPase fold protein, with protein MLLDLERFYQACNPSRPLVMGNASDRQYYIDFTSVRGGKIIEALQRTITKISPDTRTCQLFTGHIGCGKSTELLRLKTELEQEKFHVVYFESTHVLEMVDLDVTDIFLAIVGQVSESLEAMNLHVKPGYFAKLFAEIVDFLQTPMDLEVQGELSVGIAKITAKTKESPKLRRRLRDYLEPRTENILQSINEELLARAKKELKAQGKKGLVVIVDNLDRVAIRPLPSGRSLPEYLFIDRGEQLRKLDCHLVYTIPLALTFSNDSAELQHRLGGGVAPKVLPMIPVRLRSGEIYTQGLALMRQMVLARAFPDVHPSDRLNLIAEVFDSVETLDRLCLISGGHVRDLLGLLYDCLREQDPPFERECLELVIQRHRDFRANPIDSDEWELLFQVVQQQRVRGDIEYYTLLRSLFVFEYRDHQGVWFALNPVLAETPKFQSWLNSTLS; from the coding sequence ATGCTTCTAGATTTAGAACGATTTTATCAAGCCTGCAATCCAAGCCGACCTCTGGTGATGGGAAACGCTAGCGATCGCCAGTATTATATTGATTTTACTTCTGTGCGAGGCGGCAAGATTATAGAAGCGCTACAACGCACAATTACTAAAATATCTCCGGATACACGAACCTGTCAGCTTTTTACAGGTCACATTGGCTGTGGGAAGTCAACGGAGTTGCTGCGGCTAAAAACTGAGTTAGAGCAAGAAAAATTTCATGTTGTGTATTTTGAGTCTACCCATGTTTTGGAAATGGTAGATCTGGATGTGACAGATATTTTTCTAGCAATTGTCGGTCAGGTGAGCGAAAGCCTTGAAGCGATGAATCTTCACGTAAAACCTGGCTACTTTGCTAAGTTATTTGCGGAAATTGTGGATTTTCTGCAAACTCCAATGGATTTAGAGGTGCAAGGAGAGCTATCTGTCGGTATTGCCAAAATTACAGCTAAGACAAAAGAAAGCCCCAAGTTACGGCGTCGGTTGCGGGACTATTTAGAACCAAGAACTGAAAACATTTTGCAATCCATTAATGAGGAATTGCTTGCTCGTGCTAAGAAAGAACTAAAAGCTCAAGGTAAAAAAGGGCTAGTTGTTATTGTTGATAACTTGGATCGGGTAGCTATCAGACCTCTACCATCTGGACGGTCTTTACCAGAGTACTTATTTATTGACCGAGGCGAACAGTTACGCAAACTTGATTGCCACTTAGTATACACTATTCCTCTTGCCTTAACTTTCTCTAACGACAGCGCCGAACTTCAGCACCGTTTGGGGGGTGGGGTAGCTCCTAAAGTCTTACCTATGATACCTGTAAGGCTGCGTTCTGGAGAAATTTATACTCAAGGACTGGCGCTCATGAGACAGATGGTGCTAGCTAGAGCTTTTCCTGACGTTCATCCTTCAGATAGGTTAAATTTGATCGCAGAAGTGTTTGATTCTGTCGAAACTTTAGATAGGCTGTGTTTGATTAGCGGTGGTCACGTGCGGGATTTACTGGGACTGCTATATGACTGTTTGAGAGAACAAGACCCTCCCTTTGAACGGGAATGCTTGGAACTGGTGATTCAAAGACACCGAGATTTCCGCGCTAACCCAATTGACTCCGACGAGTGGGAGTTACTCTTTCAGGTGGTACAACAGCAAAGAGTCAGAGGTGATATAGAATATTACACTTTGTTGCGAAGTCTTTTTGTCTTTGAATACCGCGACCATCAAGGAGTCTGGTTTGCTCTCAACCCAGTTTTAGCAGAAACGCCAAAATTTCAATCATGGCTGAACAGTACCCTCTCATAA
- a CDS encoding Uma2 family endonuclease, which produces MSQRITEQIRWTTSDLELLARDEWKRYEIIDGELFVTRAPHWGHQRATGNIHLELQSWSRTSGLGEAIPTPGIIFTDADNVIPDVVWISNERLSQLLDEEGHLTGAPELIVEVLSPGATNERRDREAKLKLYSLKGVQEYWIADWRLQQIEIYRRDAAQLRQIATLLPNDEITSPLLPGFSTQVQRFFT; this is translated from the coding sequence ATGAGTCAAAGAATCACCGAACAAATACGCTGGACAACATCTGATTTAGAATTATTGGCACGTGATGAGTGGAAGCGCTATGAAATTATTGATGGAGAATTATTTGTGACTAGAGCACCTCACTGGGGACATCAACGTGCGACTGGTAATATTCATTTAGAATTACAAAGTTGGTCTAGAACCAGTGGATTGGGTGAAGCTATTCCAACTCCGGGCATAATTTTTACAGATGCTGATAACGTTATTCCTGACGTGGTTTGGATCTCTAACGAGCGCTTGTCCCAATTATTGGATGAAGAGGGGCATTTGACAGGCGCACCAGAATTGATTGTAGAAGTTCTTTCACCAGGAGCTACGAACGAGCGTAGAGATCGAGAAGCTAAATTAAAGCTGTACTCATTAAAAGGAGTTCAGGAATATTGGATTGCGGATTGGCGGTTGCAGCAGATAGAGATCTATCGTAGAGACGCTGCTCAATTGAGACAAATCGCAACTTTGCTCCCAAATGACGAAATTACTTCCCCGCTATTGCCCGGTTTTAGCACTCAAGTCCAGCGCTTTTTTACTTGA
- a CDS encoding photosystem II protein, Psb35-related, whose translation MMTLLIALFVVGWAAAALIGTQAYFLGEQRKPIHERNWRSGSFERLAKSITGQDIDYSDRTPAYSMDAYASNNLPR comes from the coding sequence ATGATGACTCTATTGATTGCACTATTTGTTGTAGGTTGGGCAGCAGCTGCCTTAATTGGTACTCAAGCTTACTTCTTAGGCGAACAAAGAAAGCCCATCCACGAACGTAACTGGCGTTCTGGCTCTTTTGAAAGACTAGCTAAGTCCATTACAGGTCAAGATATTGATTATAGCGATCGCACTCCGGCTTATAGCATGGATGCTTATGCGAGCAACAATCTGCCTCGATAG
- a CDS encoding Uma2 family endonuclease, with the protein MAVSAEYFPITPIEYPDEDGKPVAESDQTREYLLYSVKSLGIYFQNRPDVYVSGNLFIYYEQGVPESVVSPDVFVIFGVENRQRRSYKTWEENEKTPDFVL; encoded by the coding sequence ATGGCAGTTTCTGCTGAGTATTTCCCCATTACTCCAATTGAATATCCAGATGAGGACGGTAAGCCTGTGGCTGAAAGCGACCAAACACGCGAATATTTACTCTATTCAGTAAAATCCCTGGGAATTTATTTCCAAAACCGTCCTGATGTTTATGTTTCTGGAAATCTATTTATTTACTACGAACAAGGAGTCCCGGAATCGGTTGTCTCACCAGATGTCTTTGTCATTTTTGGTGTAGAAAATCGTCAACGTCGCAGCTACAAAACTTGGGAGGAGAACGAGAAAACGCCCGATTTTGTGCTATAA
- the petC gene encoding cytochrome b6-f complex iron-sulfur subunit: MAQFSESVDVPDMGRRQFMNLLTFGTVTGVALGVLYPVVKYFIPPAAGGAGGGTTAKDELGNNVSVNKFLDSHNVGDRVLVQGLKGDPTYIVVDSKEAIGDYGINAVCTHLGCVVPWNTAENKFKCPCHGSQYDATGKVVRGPAPLSLALSHAKVEEDKIVLTPWTETDFRTGENPWWA; the protein is encoded by the coding sequence ATGGCTCAATTTTCTGAATCAGTGGACGTTCCCGATATGGGGCGTCGTCAATTCATGAATCTTTTGACTTTTGGAACTGTAACCGGAGTCGCTTTGGGAGTCTTGTATCCCGTTGTCAAGTATTTTATTCCCCCAGCAGCGGGTGGTGCAGGTGGTGGTACAACCGCAAAAGACGAGCTGGGGAACAATGTCAGCGTGAACAAGTTTTTAGACAGCCATAATGTAGGCGATCGCGTTCTGGTTCAGGGACTAAAAGGAGATCCTACCTATATTGTGGTAGACAGCAAAGAGGCGATAGGCGATTACGGTATTAACGCCGTATGTACTCACCTGGGTTGTGTTGTGCCTTGGAATACAGCAGAGAACAAGTTTAAGTGTCCCTGTCACGGTTCCCAGTATGATGCTACTGGTAAGGTAGTGCGCGGTCCCGCCCCACTATCTTTAGCTCTCAGTCATGCAAAAGTGGAAGAGGACAAAATTGTTCTAACTCCTTGGACTGAAACAGACTTCCGCACCGGCGAAAACCCCTGGTGGGCATAA
- a CDS encoding DUF6887 family protein, with the protein MTQSNYEAMTEKQLREYVRLNPQDEDAFQHYLSIIRSRSGRVTVSTDDEFEAELRKRINQSQQ; encoded by the coding sequence ATGACTCAATCAAATTATGAAGCAATGACAGAAAAGCAGTTACGCGAGTACGTGCGACTAAATCCTCAAGATGAAGACGCATTTCAGCACTATCTAAGCATAATTCGTTCTCGATCTGGGCGAGTGACTGTGAGTACAGATGACGAATTTGAGGCTGAATTGCGAAAGCGCATAAATCAGTCACAGCAGTAA
- a CDS encoding glycoside hydrolase family 57 protein, protein MAIGYVALVLHAHLPFVRHPESDYVLEEEWLYEAITETYVPLLRVFEGLKRDGVDFKITMSMTPPLVSMLRDPLLQERYDDHLAKLEELIELEIEHNAQNGHVRYLAEHYASEFNATRELWERYKGDLVTAFKQFQDTNNLEIITCGATHGYLPLMKMYPQAVWAQIKVACEHYEENFGRPPKGIWLPECAYFEGLERMLADSGLRYFLTDGHGILYARPRPRFGTYAPIFTETGVAAFGRDHESSQQVWSSEVGYPGAPEYREFYKDLGWEAEYEYIKPYIMPNGQRKNTGIKYHKITGRGLGLGDKALYDPYWAREKAAEHAANFMYNRERQAEHLYGIMQRPPVIVSPYDAELFGHWWYEGPWFIDYLFRKSWFDQQTYAMTHLADYLKAHPTQQVCRPSQSSWGYKGFHEYWLNETNTWIYPHLHKAAERMIEISTREPEDELEWRALNQAARELLLAQSSDWAFIMRTGTMVPYAVRRTRSHLMRFNKLYEDVKIGKIDSGWLEKVELMDNIFPSINYRVYRPLS, encoded by the coding sequence ATGGCTATCGGCTACGTTGCGCTCGTACTCCATGCACATCTGCCCTTCGTTCGTCACCCTGAAAGTGACTATGTGTTGGAAGAAGAATGGCTCTATGAAGCCATTACAGAAACTTATGTACCCTTGCTGAGAGTATTTGAAGGCTTAAAGCGAGATGGCGTTGACTTTAAAATCACGATGAGCATGACACCACCACTTGTGTCCATGCTGCGAGATCCTCTACTACAAGAACGGTACGATGACCACTTAGCTAAACTAGAAGAACTTATAGAACTAGAAATCGAACATAATGCACAGAACGGTCATGTTCGTTATTTAGCGGAGCATTATGCGAGTGAGTTTAACGCAACGCGAGAACTTTGGGAACGCTATAAGGGGGACTTGGTAACAGCTTTTAAGCAGTTCCAGGATACAAATAACTTAGAAATCATTACCTGTGGTGCCACTCACGGCTACTTACCACTCATGAAGATGTACCCACAAGCCGTGTGGGCGCAAATTAAAGTAGCTTGCGAACACTACGAAGAAAATTTTGGACGCCCCCCCAAAGGTATTTGGTTACCAGAGTGCGCCTATTTTGAAGGTTTGGAGCGGATGTTAGCTGATTCAGGGTTGCGCTACTTCCTCACGGATGGACATGGCATTCTTTATGCTCGTCCTCGCCCTCGATTTGGGACTTATGCCCCAATTTTTACAGAAACTGGTGTTGCTGCTTTTGGTCGAGACCATGAATCTTCTCAACAAGTTTGGTCTTCTGAGGTAGGTTATCCCGGAGCACCAGAATATCGGGAGTTTTACAAAGACTTGGGTTGGGAAGCAGAATATGAGTATATCAAGCCCTACATTATGCCCAACGGTCAGCGTAAGAATACGGGCATCAAATATCATAAAATTACCGGTCGCGGTTTGGGGTTGGGTGATAAAGCTCTCTACGATCCTTACTGGGCAAGGGAAAAAGCTGCAGAACACGCTGCTAACTTCATGTACAATCGAGAGCGGCAAGCAGAGCATCTTTATGGTATAATGCAGCGACCTCCAGTGATTGTTTCTCCCTATGATGCAGAATTATTCGGGCATTGGTGGTATGAGGGACCGTGGTTTATTGATTACCTCTTCCGTAAGTCGTGGTTTGACCAACAGACTTACGCCATGACTCACTTAGCGGATTATTTAAAAGCACATCCAACCCAACAAGTTTGCCGTCCCTCTCAGTCGAGTTGGGGTTACAAAGGATTCCACGAGTATTGGTTGAACGAGACAAATACTTGGATTTACCCCCATTTGCATAAAGCAGCAGAACGGATGATTGAAATATCAACTCGCGAACCTGAAGATGAGTTGGAATGGAGAGCGTTAAATCAAGCCGCACGAGAACTGCTATTGGCACAATCCTCAGACTGGGCGTTTATTATGCGGACGGGAACAATGGTACCCTATGCAGTGAGACGCACGCGATCGCACCTCATGCGTTTTAACAAGCTTTATGAAGACGTTAAAATTGGCAAAATCGACAGCGGTTGGTTGGAAAAAGTTGAATTGATGGATAATATCTTCCCCAGTATCAACTACCGCGTTTACCGTCCCTTGTCATAA
- a CDS encoding tRNA-binding protein: MTQITFEDFEKVDIRVGKIIRVEDFPKARKPAYKLWIDFGDLGIKKSSAQITKIYQKEDLIDKLVLSVTNFPPRQVADFMSEVLVLGVVIENGEVVLIQPDRSVPLGKKIS, from the coding sequence ATGACCCAAATTACATTCGAGGACTTTGAAAAAGTAGACATTCGCGTTGGCAAAATCATCAGAGTAGAAGATTTTCCCAAAGCACGAAAACCAGCTTATAAGCTTTGGATAGATTTTGGCGATCTGGGCATAAAAAAATCTAGTGCTCAAATCACCAAAATTTATCAAAAAGAAGATTTAATAGATAAATTGGTGTTATCAGTAACTAACTTTCCTCCCCGACAAGTTGCTGATTTTATGTCTGAGGTTCTGGTTTTAGGCGTAGTCATAGAAAATGGTGAAGTCGTACTGATACAGCCCGACCGAAGTGTGCCTTTAGGAAAAAAAATCTCATAA
- a CDS encoding Uma2 family endonuclease, with product MSQPLATTSVVKDDTQGIIFPPGDLYSDEPPLESDLHREQIELLVRLIKWYWRERQDFYATGNLTVYFSPNQKKSEDFRGPDFLVVLDTEKKDRKSWVVWQEDGKYPNIIIELLSDSTASVDRGLKKQIYQNTFRTPDYFWFDPVSLEFQGFHILDGQYQELIPTPEGWLWSQQLGLYLGVVERKLRFFTPDGQLVLLPEEDANQQLEQTNQQLEQTNQQLEQTNQQLEQERQKVERLAQRLRAAGIDPDEL from the coding sequence ATGTCTCAGCCGCTTGCCACCACCTCTGTCGTAAAGGATGATACTCAAGGTATAATTTTTCCACCTGGTGACCTTTATAGCGACGAACCCCCCTTGGAAAGCGATCTACACCGCGAACAAATTGAATTGCTCGTCCGCCTGATAAAGTGGTACTGGCGAGAACGTCAGGATTTTTATGCCACGGGGAACCTAACTGTATATTTTAGCCCCAATCAAAAAAAGTCGGAAGATTTCAGGGGACCAGATTTCTTGGTAGTTTTAGATACAGAAAAGAAAGACCGCAAAAGTTGGGTGGTGTGGCAAGAAGACGGTAAATATCCCAACATCATCATAGAGTTGTTATCAGATTCCACTGCATCTGTCGATAGAGGACTGAAAAAGCAAATATACCAAAACACATTTCGGACTCCTGATTACTTTTGGTTTGACCCAGTGAGTTTGGAATTTCAAGGATTTCACATACTAGATGGACAGTATCAAGAACTGATACCAACTCCAGAAGGTTGGTTGTGGAGCCAGCAGTTGGGGCTGTATTTGGGAGTGGTGGAGCGAAAATTGCGCTTTTTCACCCCAGATGGACAGCTAGTACTGCTACCAGAAGAGGACGCAAATCAACAACTAGAGCAAACAAATCAACAACTAGAGCAAACAAATCAACAACTAGAGCAAACAAATCAACAACTAGAGCAGGAACGGCAGAAAGTTGAAAGATTAGCACAAAGATTGCGAGCCGCAGGAATTGATCCAGATGAACTGTAA
- a CDS encoding DUF3067 family protein has product MTGQELRQLLLEKWGHSYDVQLRRTQGKIFLQIMWKYLEQASFPLSEAEYEEHLESVASYLDNLGGAIQVQMFIRETRERPRLGKAVSIPLDLGERATEWLV; this is encoded by the coding sequence ATGACAGGACAGGAATTACGTCAACTGTTGCTTGAGAAGTGGGGACATTCATATGATGTTCAGTTACGTCGGACACAGGGTAAAATATTTCTTCAAATTATGTGGAAATACTTAGAACAAGCTTCTTTTCCCTTGAGTGAAGCCGAGTATGAGGAGCATCTAGAGAGCGTTGCTAGCTATTTAGATAACTTAGGTGGAGCTATACAGGTACAAATGTTTATTAGAGAAACGCGAGAGCGTCCCCGACTCGGTAAAGCGGTCAGCATTCCTTTAGACTTGGGCGAGCGTGCTACAGAATGGCTCGTGTAA